In Lycium ferocissimum isolate CSIRO_LF1 chromosome 11, AGI_CSIRO_Lferr_CH_V1, whole genome shotgun sequence, a single genomic region encodes these proteins:
- the LOC132036610 gene encoding ethylene receptor isoform X1, with protein MDCNCFDPQWPADELLMRYQYIADFFIAVAYFSIPMELVYFVQKSAVFPYRWVLVQFGAFIILCGATHLINLWTSTAHTRTVAIVMTIAKVFTAAVSCATAAMLVHIIPDLLSVKTRELFLKNKAAELDREMGLIRTQEETGRYVRMLTHEIRSTLDRHTILKTTLVELGRALGLEECALWMPTRTGLELQLSYTLHHQNPVGFTVPTQLPVINQVFSTNRAVKISPNSPVARLRPAEKYMPGEVVAVRVPLLHLSNFQINDWPELSTKRYALMVLMLPSDSARQWHVHELELVEVVADQVAVALSHAAILEESMRARDLLMEQNVALDLARREAEMAVRARNDFLAVMNHEMRTPMHAIIALSSLLQESELTLEQRLMVETILKSSNLLATLINDVLDLSRLEDGSLQLDVGTFNLHALFREVLNLIKPIAYVKKLFVTLSLSSDLPEFATGDEKRLMQILLNVVGNAVKFSKEGSVSISAVAAKSESLKDPPKLFPVQSENHFYLRVQVKDTGSGINPQDIPKLFCKFAENQALATKNSGGTGLGLAICKRFVNLMEGHIWIESEGLGKGSTAIFIVKLGIPGRSNESKLPFMPRLPANHMPMAFKGLKVLVMDDNGFSRMVTKSLLVHLGCDVTTVGSGDECLRVLSQEHKVIFMDVRIPGIDCYEVAVKIHEKFGKRHDRPLIVAVTGNTDRVTKDNCLRVGMDGVILKPVSVDKMRSVLSELLEHGVVRQSQ; from the exons ATGGATTGCAACTGCTTTGATCCACAATGGCCCGCTGATGAGTTGTTAATGAGGTATCAGTACATTGCTGATTTTTTCATAGCAGTTGCTTATTTCTCCATCCCGATGGAGTTGGTATACTTTGTCCAGAAATCGGCTGTTTTTCCGTATCGATGGGTGCTCGTGCAATTTGGTGCTTTCATAATTCTCTGTGGAGCAACACATCTTATCAACTTATGGACATCTACCGCCCATACGAGGACTGTGGCAATAGTGATGACTATCGCTAAGGTCTTCACTGCTGCGGTATCATGTGCAACTGCTGCCATGCTGGTGCACATTATTCCGGATCTATTAAGTGTCAAAACTAGGGAGCTCTTCTTGAAAAACAAAGCGGCAGAGCTTGATCGTGAAATGGGTCTTATTCGGACACAGGAGGAGACAGGTAGATATGTTAGAATGCTAACGCATGAAATTAGAAGTACTCTGGATAGACATACTATTTTGAAGACTAcacttgttgaacttggaagagcaTTGGGACTGGAAGAGTGTGCATTGTGGATGCCAACTCGAACTGGACTGGAACTTCAACTTTCTTATACTCTACATCATCAAAATCCAGTTGGATTTACAGTACCAACACAACTTCCTGTAATTAATCAAGTTTTCAGTACAAATCGTGCTGTTAAAATTTCACCAAATTCTCCCGTTGCAAGGCTTCGACCTGCCGAGAAGTACATGCCAGGTGAGGTGGTTGCTGTTAGGGTCCCACTTCTGCATCTCTCAAATTTTCAGATTAACGATTGGCCTGAGCTTTCTACAAAGCGCTATGCTTTGATGGTTTTGATGCTTCCTTCCGATAGTGCAAGACAATGGCATGTCCATGAATTGGAGCTTGTTGAAGTGGTAGCTGATCAG GTAGCTGTCGCTCTCTCACATGCTGCCATCTTGGAGGAATCAATGAGGGCTCGGGATCTTCTTATGGAGCAGAATGTGGCTCTTGATCTGGCAAGAAGAGAAGCAGAAATGGCTGTTCGTGCGCGTAATGATTTCCTGGCTGTTATGAATCATGAAATGAGAACTCCCATGCATGCAATAATTGCACTTTCATCTTTGCTGCAAGAAAGTGAGCTGACACTGGAGCAGCGTCTGATGGTGGAAACAATCCTTAAGAGCAGCAACCTTTTAGCAACCCTTATCAATGATGTCTTGGATCTTTCAAGGCTAGAGGATGGAAGCCTTCAACTAGACGTTGGGACTTTCAATCTTCATGCTCTCTTCAGAGAG GTCCTTAACTTAATCAAGCCTATTGCATATGTGAAAAAGCTGTTTGTTACGCTTAGTTTATCTTCAGATTTGCCGGAATTTGCTACTGGAGATGAGAAACGGCTTATGCAAATTCTTCTAAATGTTGTTGGCAATGCTGTAAAATTCTCAAAAGAAGGCAGTGTGTCAATTTCTGCTGTTGCTGCAAAATCAGAATCTTTAAAAGATCCTCCCAAGTTGTTTCCTGTGCAAAGTGAGAATCACTTCTATTTACGTGTGCAG GTAAAAGATACAGGATCAGGCATTAATCCTCAGGATATCCCCAAGCTGTTCTGTAAATTTGCGGAAAACCAGGCACTAGCAACTAAAAATTCCGGTGGCACTGGGCTTGGCCTTGCAATTTGTAAGAG GTTTGTTAATCTTATGGAAGGACATATTTGGATTGAAAGTGAAGGTCTCGGCAAGGGGTCTACTGCTATATTTATAGTTAAACTTGGCATTCCTGGCCGCTCAAATGAGTCTAAGCTTCCCTTTATGCCCAGATTGCCTGCAAATCACATGCCGATGGCTTTTAAAGGACTAAAGGTCTTGGTTATGGATGATAATGG GTTTAGTAGGATGGTAACCAAGAGTCTGCTAGTGCACCTAGGTTGCGATGTAACAACTGTTGGTTCTGGTGATGAGTGCTTGAGAGTTCTTAGTCAGGAACACAAAGTAATATTCATGGACGTGAGGATACCAGGTATAGACTGTTATGAAGTTGCTGTAAAGATACATGAGAAATTTGGGAAACGTCACGACAGGCCACTGATTGTGGCAGTAACGGGGAACACTGACCGAGTGACAAAAGACAACTGCCTGAGAGTTGGCATGGATGGAGTTATTCTGAAACCTGTTTCAGTTGACAAAATGAGAAGTGTTTTATCCGAGCTTTTAGAGCATGGAGTTGTTCGTCAATCCCAGTGA
- the LOC132036610 gene encoding ethylene receptor isoform X2 has protein sequence MTIAKVFTAAVSCATAAMLVHIIPDLLSVKTRELFLKNKAAELDREMGLIRTQEETGRYVRMLTHEIRSTLDRHTILKTTLVELGRALGLEECALWMPTRTGLELQLSYTLHHQNPVGFTVPTQLPVINQVFSTNRAVKISPNSPVARLRPAEKYMPGEVVAVRVPLLHLSNFQINDWPELSTKRYALMVLMLPSDSARQWHVHELELVEVVADQVAVALSHAAILEESMRARDLLMEQNVALDLARREAEMAVRARNDFLAVMNHEMRTPMHAIIALSSLLQESELTLEQRLMVETILKSSNLLATLINDVLDLSRLEDGSLQLDVGTFNLHALFREVLNLIKPIAYVKKLFVTLSLSSDLPEFATGDEKRLMQILLNVVGNAVKFSKEGSVSISAVAAKSESLKDPPKLFPVQSENHFYLRVQVKDTGSGINPQDIPKLFCKFAENQALATKNSGGTGLGLAICKRFVNLMEGHIWIESEGLGKGSTAIFIVKLGIPGRSNESKLPFMPRLPANHMPMAFKGLKVLVMDDNGFSRMVTKSLLVHLGCDVTTVGSGDECLRVLSQEHKVIFMDVRIPGIDCYEVAVKIHEKFGKRHDRPLIVAVTGNTDRVTKDNCLRVGMDGVILKPVSVDKMRSVLSELLEHGVVRQSQ, from the exons ATGACTATCGCTAAGGTCTTCACTGCTGCGGTATCATGTGCAACTGCTGCCATGCTGGTGCACATTATTCCGGATCTATTAAGTGTCAAAACTAGGGAGCTCTTCTTGAAAAACAAAGCGGCAGAGCTTGATCGTGAAATGGGTCTTATTCGGACACAGGAGGAGACAGGTAGATATGTTAGAATGCTAACGCATGAAATTAGAAGTACTCTGGATAGACATACTATTTTGAAGACTAcacttgttgaacttggaagagcaTTGGGACTGGAAGAGTGTGCATTGTGGATGCCAACTCGAACTGGACTGGAACTTCAACTTTCTTATACTCTACATCATCAAAATCCAGTTGGATTTACAGTACCAACACAACTTCCTGTAATTAATCAAGTTTTCAGTACAAATCGTGCTGTTAAAATTTCACCAAATTCTCCCGTTGCAAGGCTTCGACCTGCCGAGAAGTACATGCCAGGTGAGGTGGTTGCTGTTAGGGTCCCACTTCTGCATCTCTCAAATTTTCAGATTAACGATTGGCCTGAGCTTTCTACAAAGCGCTATGCTTTGATGGTTTTGATGCTTCCTTCCGATAGTGCAAGACAATGGCATGTCCATGAATTGGAGCTTGTTGAAGTGGTAGCTGATCAG GTAGCTGTCGCTCTCTCACATGCTGCCATCTTGGAGGAATCAATGAGGGCTCGGGATCTTCTTATGGAGCAGAATGTGGCTCTTGATCTGGCAAGAAGAGAAGCAGAAATGGCTGTTCGTGCGCGTAATGATTTCCTGGCTGTTATGAATCATGAAATGAGAACTCCCATGCATGCAATAATTGCACTTTCATCTTTGCTGCAAGAAAGTGAGCTGACACTGGAGCAGCGTCTGATGGTGGAAACAATCCTTAAGAGCAGCAACCTTTTAGCAACCCTTATCAATGATGTCTTGGATCTTTCAAGGCTAGAGGATGGAAGCCTTCAACTAGACGTTGGGACTTTCAATCTTCATGCTCTCTTCAGAGAG GTCCTTAACTTAATCAAGCCTATTGCATATGTGAAAAAGCTGTTTGTTACGCTTAGTTTATCTTCAGATTTGCCGGAATTTGCTACTGGAGATGAGAAACGGCTTATGCAAATTCTTCTAAATGTTGTTGGCAATGCTGTAAAATTCTCAAAAGAAGGCAGTGTGTCAATTTCTGCTGTTGCTGCAAAATCAGAATCTTTAAAAGATCCTCCCAAGTTGTTTCCTGTGCAAAGTGAGAATCACTTCTATTTACGTGTGCAG GTAAAAGATACAGGATCAGGCATTAATCCTCAGGATATCCCCAAGCTGTTCTGTAAATTTGCGGAAAACCAGGCACTAGCAACTAAAAATTCCGGTGGCACTGGGCTTGGCCTTGCAATTTGTAAGAG GTTTGTTAATCTTATGGAAGGACATATTTGGATTGAAAGTGAAGGTCTCGGCAAGGGGTCTACTGCTATATTTATAGTTAAACTTGGCATTCCTGGCCGCTCAAATGAGTCTAAGCTTCCCTTTATGCCCAGATTGCCTGCAAATCACATGCCGATGGCTTTTAAAGGACTAAAGGTCTTGGTTATGGATGATAATGG GTTTAGTAGGATGGTAACCAAGAGTCTGCTAGTGCACCTAGGTTGCGATGTAACAACTGTTGGTTCTGGTGATGAGTGCTTGAGAGTTCTTAGTCAGGAACACAAAGTAATATTCATGGACGTGAGGATACCAGGTATAGACTGTTATGAAGTTGCTGTAAAGATACATGAGAAATTTGGGAAACGTCACGACAGGCCACTGATTGTGGCAGTAACGGGGAACACTGACCGAGTGACAAAAGACAACTGCCTGAGAGTTGGCATGGATGGAGTTATTCTGAAACCTGTTTCAGTTGACAAAATGAGAAGTGTTTTATCCGAGCTTTTAGAGCATGGAGTTGTTCGTCAATCCCAGTGA